One genomic segment of Anguilla anguilla isolate fAngAng1 chromosome 2, fAngAng1.pri, whole genome shotgun sequence includes these proteins:
- the wnt9b gene encoding protein Wnt-9b, producing the protein MCPRLPRTACLLRLIALCILLSQTSAYFGLTGREPLVFLPAPLSNESPSGKAHLKQCEQLTLTRRQKRLCRREPGLAETLRESVRLSLLECRYQFRNERWNCSLDGRGSLLKRGFKETAFLLAVSSAALTHALAKACSSGRMERCTCDDSPDLEHREAWQWGICGDNLKYSTKFLKNFLGQKRVSKDLRAQIDSHNINVGVRAVKSGLKTTCKCHGVSGSCAVRTCWKQLSPFHDTGRLLKFRYDSAVRVLSVTNAATGEAELAGPRRHGHSPRSMDLVYLEDSPSFCRPSRYSPGTAGRPCAKDASCQNLCCGRGYNTALRHTTLSCHCQVRWCCHVECQTCLREEEVYTCKKH; encoded by the exons ATGTGCCCCAGGCTCCCGAGGACTGCCTGCCTGCTGCGACTCATTGCCCTCTGCATCCTCCTCTCACAAACGTCAGCCTATTTCGG GTTGACAGGCAGAGAGCCACTGGTGTTTCTACCTGCACCGCTATCAAACGAGTCTCCCTCGGGTAAAGCGCACCTGAAGCAATGTGAGCAGCTGACCCTAACTCGCCGACAGAAGCGTCTTTGCCGCCGGGAGCCGGGTCTGGCCGAAACACTTCGGGAATCTGTGCGCCTCAGCCTCCTGGAATGCCGGTACCAGTTCCGAAACGAGAGGTGGAACTGCAGCCTCGACGGCCGAGGAAGCCTGCTAAAGCGAG GGTTTAAGGAGACAGCGTTTTTGTTGGCGGTGTCATCGGCAGCCTTGACCCATGCGCTGGCAAAAGCATGCAGTTCTGGTCGGATGGAACGCTGCACTTGCGACGACTCACCAGACTTGGAGCACCGAGAAGCCTGGCAGTGGGGCATTTGTGGCGACAACCTCAAGTACAGCACCAAGTTCCTCAAGAATTTCTTGGGGCAGAAGAGGGTCAGTAAGGACTTGAGAGCACAGATCGACTCTCATAACATCAACGTGGGAGTTCGG GCAGTGAAGAGCGGGCTGAAGACCACCTGTAAATGCCACGGCGTGTCTGGCTCCTGCGCCGTGCGCACCTGCTGGAAGCAGCTCTCCCCCTTCCACGACACCGGCCGGCTCCTCAAGTTCCGCTACGACTCGGCCGTGCGCGTGCTGAGCGTCACCAACGCCGCCAcgggggaggcggagctggcGGGGCCCCGGCGCCACGGCCACAGCCCCCGCTCCATGGACCTGGTCTACCTGGAGGACTCGCCCAGCTTCTGCCGGCCCTCCCGCTACTCCCCGGGCACGGCCGGGCGGCCCTGCGCCAAGGACGCCAGCTGCCAGAACCTGTGCTGCGGGCGCGGCTACAACACCGCCCTGCGCCACACCACCCTCTCCTGCCACTGCCAGGTGCGCTGGTGCTGCCATGTGGAGTGCCAGACCTGCctgagagaggaggaagtgTACACATGTAAAAaacactga